The proteins below come from a single Novipirellula artificiosorum genomic window:
- a CDS encoding FkbM family methyltransferase, with amino-acid sequence MKQHIYAYLMQKAQSMHSPIGSLLRRVAGIVESAKRRACYDMELNGEAWLIHQLAGLNIGCVFDVGAHDGAWTHLCKQTLPDASLFLFEPLPHLNAKLLARFGKEKKVHVSDFGLSDVGGIEQFFSVSERPTRSSLVRMNNQGDVDSMRVRFETGDEFCRNAHIERIDFLKIDTEGAENRVLAGFEQMLRAEKIHMIQFEYGQVNIETHFLLKDFYGMLVPLGFKIGKLEPNGVRFASYSYDQEDFLGPNYIAIHQSREDVARKVAAPSKYHRDYSQGNDAEFTS; translated from the coding sequence TTGAAACAACATATCTATGCATATCTGATGCAAAAAGCCCAATCAATGCATAGCCCAATAGGTTCACTGTTGCGACGTGTTGCTGGCATCGTTGAGTCTGCAAAACGAAGGGCATGCTACGACATGGAATTAAATGGTGAGGCATGGTTAATTCATCAGTTAGCAGGATTAAATATCGGCTGTGTGTTCGACGTTGGAGCGCATGATGGAGCTTGGACACATCTTTGTAAGCAAACCTTGCCTGATGCAAGTCTGTTTCTATTTGAACCTTTGCCCCACTTGAATGCAAAGTTACTCGCACGATTTGGCAAGGAAAAAAAGGTGCATGTATCTGATTTTGGGTTGTCCGATGTCGGCGGAATAGAACAGTTTTTTTCGGTCTCTGAACGGCCTACCCGAAGCTCACTTGTGAGAATGAACAACCAGGGGGATGTCGACAGTATGCGGGTGCGATTCGAAACTGGAGACGAATTTTGTCGCAATGCACATATCGAGAGAATTGATTTTTTGAAAATTGATACAGAGGGAGCGGAGAATCGGGTACTTGCCGGGTTCGAGCAGATGCTACGAGCGGAGAAGATTCACATGATTCAGTTTGAGTATGGTCAAGTGAATATCGAAACGCACTTTTTGCTTAAAGATTTCTACGGGATGCTCGTACCGCTCGGTTTTAAAATCGGGAAATTAGAGCCGAACGGCGTTCGTTTTGCATCCTACAGTTACGACCAAGAGGATTTCCTGGGACCCAACTACATTGCGATCCACCAATCGCGTGAGGATGTTGCTCGAAAGGTTGCGGCTCCTTCTAAGTACCATCGCGACTATTCTCAAGGCAATGACGCAGAATTTACTTCGTAA